CATCAGGATGTGGCTCTCATCTCTCCTGATCGTCTGCTATGGCTCGCATTATTTTTGAAGTCGAGTTTAATAAGAGTGATCTTCAATGGTTTGTCGGGCTAGCCAGATGGCGCCCTAAAGGTTTACTTGCGCGGGTAGTGATTTGAAGCTCTAGGAGCTCGAGCTCTCTTCTTCCGGTGGTTGTTTGAGACTCGTAGCTGCAGCGGTTAGGATTGGCAAAGCTGTGTGTATTCAAAGCCAATCATTTGGAGCAGCGCTGCGCGGACAAGCCGATTTCTACCAAAGTGTGGTCTCATAGTTTATCAAAGGCTTTAACTCATGTGGCAATGCCTCCTCGGCCTAGTTTCGACGCTTCCTTAGCTAGTAAAACTTCTGTTGAGTAATGTTAGGGTCTGTAAATCTTTGAGGttgcttttctttctcttttgttgttGCATTAGATTTATTTGCGATCTGCTGcttgtttcttttgtaatttctgtcacaaaaaaaaaaatttggtataaaatttaacattttcacccaaaaaaaattcatcgtAATATTTAAATCACAATATGATTTTGCTATTGTACTCCTCAAGGTTTCTTCGACAAACAAACTAacaaaaaatgattaaattatCTGGTTATACGTCATTGAATGATTAAGTTAATTAACTTCAACCAGAGAAAATCAATGACTTTTGGTGagcataaaaaacaaaaaaaaatcgatgacttttatttgtcaaaaaaattgaaatgttTCTTGAAGAGATGATCTGTCCAAGTGTAACATACGTTATCGACCAAGGAATCTCGATCTAGATTGAAGAGGGAAGAATATTCTCAACCAAAGTGGGACCCGCTAGTCATTTTAGATTCACACTGTCACGGAAAGGGAAACTCATTGTCCCTTTGTTTGATTAtagaacccaaaaaaaaaaaagaattcctGGCAACAAAAATTGTGGAATTACAAAAGCGCATTAATATTGgaactaattattatttttatatattttatgattgtGAATTTTGTCTCCACGGTTTGTATTACTCTATTGTCAATCGAAATCAAACTAAATTCAAAAGTATTgatattaagtttctttttagTTACACAAAATTTAGTATTAAATTTCATGAGTTTTTAACTCCAAACCcctttttagcaaaaaaaaaaaaaaaaaactccaaaccCATTGACATAACTATATCATTCTCAGTAAATTATATTTCCCATGTGGAATTTAGTCATTCAGCTCCATATAGTACCATCATCAGATCAGTTTTATAGCCGGTCGAATTACTCTTATTATATggatgtttcaaaataaaaataaagattggATGCATTATGCAGAAGTCTTTGagtcttagtttttttttcttgaatacgACATTTTTACTTGTACATGTAAGTTCCACCAAACCATTCCGATCTAGTTACATAAACACCTAACTGTTTTATAAATCGAATGCCGATTGACAATTGGCTAACTCAAGATTACGTTTCTCTATATAcgaaaattttaatatgatgACCTTGCAAGAAATTAagaaagtttattttaatttgttaaatttctaaacattcATCTCAAATCTGATTGGCAATTAAAGAACTAATTGAAATATTATATTCCAGGTTCAATCAAAACTTCAAAGTGGCTTGCAAAGCAGAGATTATCTATTAGTCCAATGTAAATGATAACATGGGTTATCAGGAACCACGTTTGATTTGTTTGCTTTTTACGACaaagttaaaatttatatttatcttggGAAATCAAAGTCAGGACACAATGTTAATTTGAGTTAACTAAATAAGTATAAAATCAATAGACAGAATTTTCAAAAGAACAAATTACTAAATAAGCAGATATATGCACCATATAGTGaacacaaaaaatttaaaagtgaaTTTAACGATGTACCGAGGTTGAGACGCATCCGCTAACGCATGAATcacgtttgatttttttttttaaattgcacTTAAGCCCTAAATCAACAAATCAGTGGCATTCAATGTGACTCCATTGGCGAGCCTGATAACGCTCAACTATGCCTATACGTAAACCTGATCATCATAGCACACACTTGTAATCTATATTCACTGATATAAATACAACGTAAAATCAATGAGCTCATCACATTAGAAACTACCTGATAAAGGACtacgaaaaaaaaagagtatatatattgtaatggggcttgattaaaaaaaacttttattatatataatgtcgACGAATGATAAATTAATCACATATTTTAGTACAAATAGTAGCTTTTCAAATCGTATGACATCATGGATTATCACATAGCACATTGATTTCTAAGCAATTGTAGTAACTAgtgattaattaatattcatatattttaatttaggtCAACTgacaattttaaaaacttaaactGTTTGCTAATTAGAAAAGCCATATTAGGTGGTTCACTGGTTTATGAAATTAGACTTTATCAAACAAGTCTCCCGTGTAAGTCGGGTCAGTCCACGGCTCGGCGTCATGGCACATTAGGTTAGGTGTCTACAGCTGCCTCCCTCTATATATgcatatcaaatttgaaaatttcgTTAGTTaaattggttttatattttcatgCTAACTGGATGTTAATAAATACAGGCATCGTAAGAAACTTACAGAAAATCGATTTTTtcacattaatatttttttgccaaaaccgATTGACTTTTCATCTATAGAACTATATATTGAAAAACTATTGCTTCCagctaatttatatattttaatggaaTATTTAAGTATTAACTGGAAGACTAACTCAAATATTCGTGGCAAACTTATAATTTTGGTTCTTAATTTCGACGTATAGACGTTTTTGTGGTTGGAAAAAGACGCATTTTGTTTGAATATATAGACATTTGGTGTATATATGTATCCATAATATAATAAATCTTcagttacaaaagaaaaaaaaaaatcttacggCAATAGTATATGAAGGGTTTCGTCcgtatttaattgttttttatttagaacCACCCACTTCATTATAATCGAAATTACTGTACACTATCATCGAAAGGTACATTAAttaatacaatttatatatGGTCCAAATAAAATTTGACTAAGATGGGGAAACAATTTTGGTTGTGTGAGGGAATAGCTGACGGAATCGCATTAAATATTGTGATATCATTATTCTACAGTGTTTCCAAACTGAATCTAAACAAGGAGAAATTATATTGTTTTCCTTTTAGATACTATATAGTTTAGGGAACTTTTGAATCTTTTATTACAATGATTTAAAGGAGTATTGTTAAAATTTTAGGCGCCAGAACTAATCTACCAGACTACCACCCAAAATGGCCTGCTTATCAACAAGAACGCAAAATTGGATTTGTATTTTCTGTATTTGAGATACTAATGGCCACGAATAAAAAGCCCATTTATGCTTAACAAGGTGATTATCCTTAACGCTACAAAGTGAGTTTTTTCTAGTCACATATCCATGGGTCTCTTCTATTATTAGTTTACTTTGGTTGGTCAAAATTAATATCGTTAGTTACTAATCTAAGAAGATATTTTTCCAGTAAAATTTGCAagtaacaatattttatttgctCTACTCAACTGACGCCATTCTTCGACAGACTTTCTACTACATCACTCTTTAACTTGGAAGTTGCCCAAATGAGCTTCTTATAACATCACACACAATGGATAACAAACTACTTATGTTAAACCCAAAATCAggaaagataaaacaaaaccaaactcaaactcgacCACTTGTCAGTCAAGTCATGTGATTTTCCGGCAGATAAGACACTTAAAAGGTCAAGTTAGAGGGAATAGGCCAGTTCTGGAAACAGTGCTTCCTTGGGACACAAGCACCGTCACCAAAGCTTCCTTGTCCTTCTAAATCCAGATTCCATATACCATTCCAAATTGCGAAATCTTCATTCACGTTAGCCTCAACTGTTGGCGCCGGAACCACGGGGCAGAACCCATTACCATTTGGGTCATGACCAGAATTTGGTGTTGGAATTTTGATCTGATGAGGAACATAGAAGGCACCACCTTCGCCACTACTGCCGCTACTACTGCTACTGAAGTCATTATAATTGTTGTTATCGTCTAGTAAAGACATGATCTTATTCACGTCGATTTGGTTGAATTGAAGCAATTGTTGTTCTTGCTGCAACTCCATCCGTCTTTGCTGCTGAAATTGTTGCCTCTTCAAGATTCTGTTTTTTGTCTTCTCCGCATTGTTACTTGGagattttgtcttcttcttgaaaTGGGTTCTCCAGTAGTTCTTGATCTCGTTGTCTGTTCTTCCTGGTAAACTACGAGCAATTGTTGACCACCTGAAGTTACAAAATCATCAGGCAATAAATCATATAGGAAAAAAAAGACTCCAGATATTTATTCAAGTAAGGCTACAATTGTTTAAACTTCAATCTTGATTACCTGTTGCCCCACTTAGCATGTAACTCAAGGATAATGATTTCTTCATAAGGAGTGATTTGTCCTCTCTTGAGGTCTGGTCTTAAGTAATTAACCCATCTTAACCGACAGCTTTTGCCATTTCTCTTTAATCCTGCGAGCCTCGCCACAGAGTTCCATCGACCTTCCCCGTGAAGCCGCACATAATCGATCAGTAGACGGTCTTCTTCAGCAGTCCAAGGTCCTTTTCTCCAACCTTCTTCTACCAGTCCCCATCCTCCTCCCATCACTCCCCACAAACtcatccttcttttttttgtcttgaAGTGAAAgctaaaaaaaagagaagtgaTGTCTTAGATCCCCTTCTCCTTCAGACCCACCAATCTTTTTGTCTCTCTGTCTTATGAATCCTAAGTGTTCCTCTGTTTTGCCTTTGAGTTatgttgtgttttgttttctcCCTCCCCTTTCAGTATTTATATATGCACGCACTCATTCTTACTCCTAGGCTCCACCACCTTTTTTGTTTGCTTTCCATAGAGATAGAGATTAGTGACAAGACAAAgatctttttacatttttagagtTATGTTCTTTCTAGAATAAAAATTATAAGGTTATCACTACCTAAAAGCAGATTCTATAgaaatttacaatatatatatacttttctatctcaaattacaaaaatagttcTACGTTATCATTATTAGTAATaagaataattaatataaacagCAAATGTTatccaaagaagaaaataatttagAAGTGAAGatataaaaggaaaaagaagaagaatattatCAGAAAGAAAGGTAAAGAAATGAAGGGTTAGAGCTTAGAAGCAACTCAGCAAGTAGAACTTGGGTGCTCTTTTAGTCTTTTACCTCTTTTCATAGGTCGTTTTCATATGTGTCTCGTACATATCCTTTTGTCTGTCCATTCAAGTCTTTCATCCCCAAAAGGCATCATCCGGAAAATACTAAATTGCCTTCTTGTTGGTACATTTTTCAGGGTATTTTGGTTTAAACTAagatagaaaaaaatatgtgaccaaacaaaacaaaactgaacCAAAGTTGCAGAAAAAACTATGCCGGAATAGTCAAATAAAAACTGAAGGACAAATTGGATTGATAACCCTAGTTTAGCACCTAAACATCATCATTTCATGAATTCTAAACAAGGACATTACAGgctattaaatcatttttaatattcatGCAGGATTAAAGATATAATGTTGAGGCTTTGGGTAACATGGTGCAACCTAGCATCAGTTCCAATAGAATAATCCTTATATGTTGAAGTTAATTGGAACTTCTATAGTGTTGACACGTATATTAATTATAACTATGGCTATTATTTAAGTtccttaattaatattttctttaaagaaCACTTAAATGTAAAAGAAATATCTGATGTTACTTGATTATTTTAAGTTGATACATATTACTAAACCACTAAGGTTTTTCCAAGTGTCTAGGAGAATTATACATACGATCTTACACTAATCTTTGTTGTTGTCGTATAAGATTCGTTGGATTCCACCTAAGGCAGTATGGCAATAAACTAtagaaataaactaaataattatgaaaGTGTTTTTGGTCTTTGTGCGTCACCATGAGACAGGTGGTCTTATAATTCTATCTCTTAGATATTTTTAAGATTGTAACttgtattttaccaaaaaaaaaaaagattgtaacTTGTAATAAGTACTCTCTCTTTGTTATGATCTTTGTTAAGAACCAGCCGCGGATGACTCATagccaagagattatgatttgtactcttttcatttatctatgacggtgtaatctcctatataaaaaACTTCtatgttataaataaagatagattttttcattacttttataatacGTTATCatcacgaaactctaaatccctaagctaatacccaaatcgaaaaactctaaaaccctaatcctagccggcgatccgacgaatcctaaaccccgatcgcgtcttttgttcccgcatctgtttcagctcgcgtccccgatcagcttcagcacAAGGCGTTCATGATtctagctcagacgttcgcgacccgagagcagctccagcacgcgacctcttcctcgttcgcgacaaCATCAGACAGCTTGCGTCCGACAATCAAGGCGTTCccaatcaagcaacaaaggacgtctgcgacccgatagaagcgactcgatccattccagcttgcgtcccgttcgtgtccaaCACGcagctcaactcctttggtggtccgattcaacaatcatctaaggttaaaaggtaattcaaaacctaagaacccataatcgaacatagattgattgataaagaatgaaaccctaaaaccctaatctttatgaatcaataccatagggtaatagatcaaaaatcctaattgagtaaatcgaagctctaaaagttcgataccccaaaccctaaatcatgttcctacatgattaaaaccccaaatcggtttttacaagttaaaatccgataaaccctaaccctaaatctataaaccctaaataatataagtatcagaattaattatactataattatcaaatcacatattaaaaccttaatcgaatatttttgaaatcaaaactgttttcggttttgatcattgaggttttaaatctgattgaatctgatgctatgttgctagaattgtttgaccgttaaattgatagatttattttctcatcctgcttggttaattgttcatctgatttaaaattgtttaaaccgaccagcctgttaaaacattgattgaatccgataggttgctagcttgctttgcttatataatccgataggttgatagattgattgaggtttacttgtttaaaaatCTGAATGAtatgattgcatgattcttgaggtttaatatcatctgctaggatggatagttttgtaatctgatctgttttaaatagaaaccctaaataatccgtatgataggttatattgatctgatttgaatgtatttgagaattgagaatccgtatactaggttgatagattcatgataaaatctaatgtcttgaggtttaagattgtatgctaagttcgattaaattgattgatctgattatatatttttgaggtttgataaattcagatactagataaattatttacacatggtttatgctaaataccaatcagccttgaaactgattcattgaaattcatgcttgaaatctatattatagtattgctaaaatcagccttgaaactgattgagtgattaataaatcttttactagtattgctaaaatccattgattgttaaaccctaattgcatgattaattgaattcgtttttgctagtcttgataaaccataatattataagcacatagaaatagtattgctaagacttgctagaaattgactgattgattaaatgcctttaagattgatagtttcattgtcctcacaagattgaaatccgaattgattgttttttttaagagtaaggccgcatgaaaattatacctaaatattgagtgatatatgatttgagatgtcaaaaatcaacctggattttgatgccttaaatctctctggagataattatttacggtgggcattgaatacaaagattatcctaaagtcaaaaagacttggtgaatgtatcatagaagacaataatgccaatgagaaagattgatacatggcaatattaattattcgccatcatcttattgagagtctcaaagatcagtatttgacaattgagaatcctctagacctttggacataattcaaatcgagatatgatcaccaaagaaaggtgttattaccaaaagctatggaggaatctcagaatccaggactacaagtccgtggatgagtctattgctagctaataagaaacaatgaattgagacctcctggatcaaccccattacctgaagccaataaggccgcaaaggaaaaaaaaagaattcaaagAATCTAACCACGTCCAggatgatagaccacacggccatggccgtggagggtagaaaggacgtggccatggccactattaTACATTTGGTCTTGGGAACCACTATGGCAAAGGCCCTGGGTATCAACctaatttgagccatggtcgaGGCATAgaccgtggtatatcctttaaaccacaaagctcgaccaaatcagtgtgccatagatgtggaatggggaaccattgggctaagatatgtaggactcccaaacatctttGTGACATCTatcaagagagtctgaaagggaagaatcctgaagcccactTGGTATATAAAGATGGTAAAGATGatttttgatcatgaaagagatgatcctaCGGAATATGAAACTtttgattgcctaaaagaataatGTTGATTTCGACTTCTGTGTTTGTTTGGCTTTTATACTTGCTTTGTTTTATCACTTTGAATTTATTGCTTTGTTTGCTCTGaacttaataaaaggaatgaatgatttttaaaatatatgagtttATAAGAAATTTAGTTGCGGGTATAGCCATCCTCATGATAGGCTATGACCAGACTAAAGAGATCTAATGATTTATATTCACTCATAGAAGCCCATTGAGTTTAAAAGATATAAGagtggtttccatattgaaacaatgggcaaaggaaataaaaagttctttttagatatataaaattcgTCCAAGACCATAGAAAAatggtcgagactatacctgcattctctactggTTTTTACTATGTCAAGATCAGGATGATAGAGGCTAAATGCCTGCGAAAaatattcactttatggcataaccggatTGACCATCCTGGTTCAAACATAATGCGAAATTGATATACAAATGGGCACACATTGAAAGGaagaaagagttatcccaaagaatatcacgtgtgtagcatgtacacatgGGGAACTCAtaaggccatcaccagtaaaacggctacgagcccctttttcataaataaagactatatgtctagataatactggtatacatgtcccaagcgtttaaatgattatggtatgtccatgggggtaagtgtggacaattctgtgatacatgtccataccaagaacggcttggccgaaatcttttaaaacgcaaatagctgattgatagaccataacttatgaggtcaaaactcccattcacagcttgggccacacgaaatttacatgcacctaagttaatacgcatcagaccatttagtgagcatatgtatcccctatcacaattattaacgggtcaagagctaGACATACCGCATCATAAGATATTTGGATGtgttgtctatgtactaattgctccaccacagagaaataagatgggacctcaaaaggaggatggggatatatgttggatatgattctcccacaataataaagtactttgagccaactatgggtgattatatttgaggccaggtacacagattattttaagaccaggaggagaaacaaataataaagctggtaaaagaatggtataagaaatagaatggaatcaaccatgaatgtcttggcaagatcctcagattaaaaaatgtgaaatagacgtccaaagattatacatttacaaagctagctaatcaaatgccagacacaattgctgacccgaaaaagaatgaataagtcatatataaaccagcttgtaaagcaccaacgaatttgatgtccaagaagagacacagtcaagttgctacagagtctagactcctttggtggtccgattcaacaatcatctaaggttaaaaggtaattcaaaacctaagaacccataatcgaacatagattgattgataaagaatgaaaccctaaaaccctaatctttatgaatcaataccatagggtaatagatcaaaaatcctaattgagtaaatcgaagctctaaaagttcgataccccaaaccctaaatcatgttcctacatgattaaaaccccaaatcggtttttacaagttaaaatccgataaaccctaaccctaaatctataaaccctaaataatataagtatcagaattaattatactataattatcaaatcacatattaaaaccttaatcgaatatttttgaaatcaaaactgttttcggttttgatcattgaggttttaaatctgattgaatctgatgctatgttgctagaattgtttgaccgttaaattgatagatttattttctcatcctgcttggttaattgttcatctgatttaaaattgtttaaaccgaccagcctgttaaaacattgattgaatccgataggttgctagcttgctttgcttatataatccgataggttgatagattgattgaggtttacttgtttaaaaatCTGAATGAtatgattgcatgattcttgaggtttaatatcatctgctaggattgatagttttgtaatctgatctgttttaaatagaaaccctaaataatccgtatgataggttatattgatctgatttgaatgtatttgagaattgagaatccgtatactaggttgatagattcatgataaaatctaatgtcttgaggtttaagattgtatgctaagttcgattaaattgattgatctgattatatatttttgaggtttgataaattcagatactagataaattatttacacatggtttatgctaaataccaatcagccttgaaactgattcattgaaattcatgcttgaaatctatattatagtattgctaaaatcagccttgaaactgattgagtgattaataaatcttttactagtattgctaaaatccattgattgttaaaccctaattgcatgattaattgaattcgtttttgctagtcttgataaaccataatattataagcacatagaaatagtattgctaagacttgctagaaattgactgattgattaaatgcctttaagattgatagtttcattgtcctcacaagattgaaatccgaattgattgtttttttttaagagtaaggccgcatgaaaattatacctaaatattgagtgatatatgatttgagatgtcaaaaatcaacctggattttgatgccttaaatctctctggagataattatttacggtgggcattgaatacaaagattatcctaaagtcaaaaagacttggtgaatgtatcatagaagacaataatgccaatgagaaagattgatacatggcaatattaattattcgccatcatcttattgagagtctcaaagatcagtatttgacaattgagaatcctctagacctttggacataattcaaatcgagatatgatcaccaaagaaaggtgttattaccaaaagctatggaggaatctcagaatccaggactacaagtccgtggatgagtctattgctagctaataagaaacaatgaattgagacctcctggatcaaccccattacctgaagccaataaggccgcaaaggaaaaaaaaagaattcaaagAATCTAACCACGTCCAggatgatagaccacacggccatggccgtggagggtagaaaggacgtggccatggccactattaTACATTTGGTCTTGGGAACCACTATGGCAAAGGCCCTGGGTATCAACctaatttgagccatggtcgaGGCATAgaccgtggtatatcctttaaaccacaaagctcgaccaaatcagtgtgccatagatgtggaatggggaaccattgggctaagatatgtaggactcccaaacatctttGTGACATCTatcaagagagtctgaaagggaagaatcctgaagcccactTGGTATATAAAGATGGTAAAGATGatttttgatcatgaaagagatgatcctaCGGAATATGAAACTtttgattgcctaaaagaataatGTTGATTTCGACTTCTGTGTTTGTTTGGCTTTTATACTTGCTTTGTTTTATCACTTTGAATTTATTGCTTTGTTTGCTCTGaacttaataaaaggaatgaatgatttttaaaatatatgagtttATAAGAAATTTAGTTGCGGGTATAGCCATCCTCATGATAGGCTATGACCAGACTAAAGAGATCTAATGATTTATATTCACTCATAGAAGCCCATTGAGTTTAAAAGATATAAGagtggtttccatattgaaacaatgggcaaaggaaataaaaagttctttttagatatataaaattcgTCCAAGACCATAGAAAAatggtcgagactatacctgcattctctactggTTTTTACTATGTCAAGATCAGGATGATAGAGGCTAAATGCCTGCGAAAaatattcactttatggcataaccggatTGACCATCCTGGTTCAAACATAATGCGAAATTGATATACAAATGGGCACACATTGAAAGGaagaaagagttatcccaaagaatatcacgtgtgtagcatgtacacatgGGGAACTCAtaaggccatcaccagtaaaacggctacgagcccctttttcataaataaagactatatgtctagataatactggtatacatgtcccaagcgtttaaatgattatggtatgtccatgggggtaagtgtggacaattctgtgatacatgtccataccaagaacggcttggccgaaatcttttaaaacgcaaatagctgattgatagaccataacttatgaggt
The window above is part of the Brassica napus cultivar Da-Ae chromosome C3, Da-Ae, whole genome shotgun sequence genome. Proteins encoded here:
- the LOC106414380 gene encoding myb-related protein 305-like — translated: MSLWGVMGGGWGLVEEGWRKGPWTAEEDRLLIDYVRLHGEGRWNSVARLAGLKRNGKSCRLRWVNYLRPDLKRGQITPYEEIIILELHAKWGNRWSTIARSLPGRTDNEIKNYWRTHFKKKTKSPSNNAEKTKNRILKRQQFQQQRRMELQQEQQLLQFNQIDVNKIMSLLDDNNNYNDFSSSSSGSSGEGGAFYVPHQIKIPTPNSGHDPNGNGFCPVVPAPTVEANVNEDFAIWNGIWNLDLEGQGSFGDGACVPRKHCFQNWPIPSNLTF